The genomic stretch GAGCGCCCCGCGCCGGACATCCCGGTGACGAGCGCGAGCTCGATCGGGGCCCCGGTCTCGCGGGGGGACTCGGCTGCGGGACTGTCGCTCACGGGGGGCCTCCCGGGACGGACGCCGCCTCCCCCGGGGCCGGTGCGTCCACGTCGTCGTGCGTGTGGTCGTGGTTCTGGTCGTCGTCGCTGCCGCCGTCGCCGCTGATGCGGCGACCCTCGCCGCCATCATCCTCGTTCGCCGGCTGGTCCGGGTCGAGGATCTCGCCGGTGGCCATGTTGACCGACGGGGCGGGCCGGTCGGCCGCCAGCGCGGCGACCACCGCGGCGGCCGTCGCCGGGCCGATCCCCGGGACCTCGGCGATCTGCTCGGCGTCCGCGGCGCGCAGCCGCTTCAGCGAGCCGAAGTGGCGCAGCAGCGCCTTGCGCCGGGTCTCCCCGAGGCCGGGGACGTCGTCGAGGACGCTGCGGGTCAGCCGGGCGGAGCGCCGCTGCCGGTGGTGCGCCAGGGCGAACCGGTGCGCCTCGTCGCGGACCCGCTGCAGCAGGTACAGGCCCTCGGACGTGCGCGGGAGGACCACCGGGTCCGGGTCGCCCGGCAGCCAGACCTCCTCCAGCCGCTTCGCCAGGCCGCAGACCGCGACGTCGTCGATCCCGAGCCCGTCCAGTGCGCGCACGGCAGCGGCCACCTGGGGCGGCCCGCCGTCGACGACCAGGAGCTGCGGTGGGTATGCGAACCGCCGCGGGCGGCCGGTCGTCGGGTCGATGCCGTACGCGGCCGCGGGAGGGGCACCGGCGTCCTCGGTGGCGTGTCCGGTCGAGCTCTCCCGCGACGGCTCGACGTCCCCGGACAGCTCGACGTCCCCGGCCTCGCCGCGCTCCTCCAGGTAGCGCCGGAACCGCCGGGTCACGACCTCCTCGATGCTGCGGACGTCGTCCTGCCCCTCGACCCCCGCGATGGTGAACCGGCGGTAGTCGCTCTTGCGCGGCAGGCCGTCCTCGAACACCACCAGGGAGGCCACGACGTCCGTGCCCTGCAGGTTGGACACATCGATGCACTCGATCCGCAGCGGCGCCTCGCGCAGGTCCAGCGCCTCCTGCACCTCCTGCAGTGCGCGGCTGCGCGTCGTCAGGTCCCCGGCCCGGCGGGTCTTGTGCAGGGCCAGCGTCTGCTGGGCATTGCGCGCCACCGTCTCCAGCAGGGCCCGCTTGTCCCCCCGGCGCGGGACCCGCAGGTCCACCCGCGAGCCCCGTAGCCCCGACAGCCAGGCCGAGGCACTCTCGGCGTCCGGCGGCAGCACCGGAACCAGCACCTCCCGCGGGAGGGCATCGCCGGACTCGGCGCCGTACAGCTGCTGCAGCAGGTGCTCCACGAGCCCCGAGAGGTCGACGTCCTCGACCTTCTCCACCACGAACCCGCGCTGACCCCGGACCCGCCCGTCTCGGACGTGGAACACCTGGACGGCCGCCTCCAGCGGGTCGTCGGCAAGCGCGAGCACGTCCGCGTCCGTGCCGTCGCCGAGTACGACGGCGTTCTTCTCCAGAGCCCGGTGGAGGGCGCCGAGGTCGTCCCGCAGCCGCGCCGCCCGCTCGAAGTCCAGCGCGTCGGAGGCCGCGCGCATCTCGCGCTCCAGCCGCCGCGTATAGGCAGCCGTGTGCCCGGCCATGAAGGTGCAGAAGTCGTCGACCAGCTCGCGGTGCTGCTCCGCGCTCACCCGACCGACGCAGGGGGCGCTGCACTTGCCGATGTAGCCCAGCAGGCACGGCCGGCCGACCTGCCCGGCGCGGCGGAACACCCCGCTGCTGCAGGTGCGCACCGGGAACACCCGCAGCAGCAGGTCGACCGTCTCCCGGATGGCCCAGGCGTGGGCGTACGGACCGAAGTAGCGCACCCCCTTCCGCTTGGCGCCGCGCATCACCGTGACCCGCGGGTACTCCTCCCCCACCGTGACGGCGAGGAACGGGTAGGACTTGTCGTCGCGGTACTTCACGTTGAACCGCGGGTCGAACTCCTTGATCCAGGAGTACTCCAGCTGCAGCGCCTCGACCTCGTTGGCGACCACGACCCAGTCGACGCCCGCCGCGCTGGTCACCATCGACTGCGTCCGCGGGTGCAGCGCGGCCAGGTCCTGGAAGTACGAGGACAGCCGGCTGCGCAGGCTCTTCGCCTTGCCGACGTACAGCACCCGGCCGTGCTCGTCACGGAAGCGGTAGACGCCGGGCTCGTCGGGGATGGAGCCCGGCGCCGGCCGATAGCGGGCGGGGTCGGCCACCGGCCCAGA from Candidatus Nanopelagicales bacterium encodes the following:
- the uvrC gene encoding excinuclease ABC subunit UvrC; translation: MADPARYRPAPGSIPDEPGVYRFRDEHGRVLYVGKAKSLRSRLSSYFQDLAALHPRTQSMVTSAAGVDWVVVANEVEALQLEYSWIKEFDPRFNVKYRDDKSYPFLAVTVGEEYPRVTVMRGAKRKGVRYFGPYAHAWAIRETVDLLLRVFPVRTCSSGVFRRAGQVGRPCLLGYIGKCSAPCVGRVSAEQHRELVDDFCTFMAGHTAAYTRRLEREMRAASDALDFERAARLRDDLGALHRALEKNAVVLGDGTDADVLALADDPLEAAVQVFHVRDGRVRGQRGFVVEKVEDVDLSGLVEHLLQQLYGAESGDALPREVLVPVLPPDAESASAWLSGLRGSRVDLRVPRRGDKRALLETVARNAQQTLALHKTRRAGDLTTRSRALQEVQEALDLREAPLRIECIDVSNLQGTDVVASLVVFEDGLPRKSDYRRFTIAGVEGQDDVRSIEEVVTRRFRRYLEERGEAGDVELSGDVEPSRESSTGHATEDAGAPPAAAYGIDPTTGRPRRFAYPPQLLVVDGGPPQVAAAVRALDGLGIDDVAVCGLAKRLEEVWLPGDPDPVVLPRTSEGLYLLQRVRDEAHRFALAHHRQRRSARLTRSVLDDVPGLGETRRKALLRHFGSLKRLRAADAEQIAEVPGIGPATAAAVVAALAADRPAPSVNMATGEILDPDQPANEDDGGEGRRISGDGGSDDDQNHDHTHDDVDAPAPGEAASVPGGPP